A single region of the Ancylobacter novellus DSM 506 genome encodes:
- a CDS encoding DMT family protein produces the protein MPALSTLLPPSLTPILLLFASNVFMTFAWYGHLKHKSAPLMIAILASWGIAFFEYCLAVPANRYGSAVYSTVELKTIQEVITLVVFAGFSVLWLKEPFAWNHLIGFAFIAVGAFFIFQKW, from the coding sequence ATGCCCGCGCTGTCGACCCTGCTGCCGCCCTCGCTGACGCCGATCCTGCTGCTCTTCGCCTCGAACGTCTTCATGACGTTCGCCTGGTACGGGCACCTCAAGCACAAATCGGCACCGCTGATGATCGCGATCCTCGCGAGCTGGGGCATCGCCTTCTTCGAGTACTGCCTCGCCGTGCCGGCCAACCGCTACGGCTCGGCGGTCTATTCGACGGTGGAGCTGAAGACCATCCAGGAGGTCATCACCCTGGTGGTGTTCGCCGGCTTCTCGGTGCTGTGGCTGAAGGAGCCCTTCGCCTGGAACCACCTGATCGGCTTCGCCTTCATCGCGGTGGGCGCGTTCTTCATCTTCCAGAAGTGGTGA
- a CDS encoding DUF3280 domain-containing protein, with the protein MLKPRLVPLLSAAALCLLAAAPALAASPRIAVADIGFTDSSGEARDQGAEHEARRRALTEGIRTDIGKDGAAQSLALACEGACRLDAEGVEALRQRAREAGAAFVLVGSVHKMSTLVLSMRVAVLDVASGKLVMERLLSFRGDNDEGWRHAGDFVAREVTAAVR; encoded by the coding sequence ATGTTGAAGCCTCGCCTTGTCCCGCTCCTGTCCGCAGCTGCTCTGTGCCTTCTTGCCGCAGCGCCGGCGTTGGCGGCCTCGCCGCGTATCGCCGTCGCCGATATCGGCTTCACCGATTCGTCCGGCGAGGCGCGCGACCAGGGCGCCGAGCACGAGGCGCGGCGCAGGGCGCTCACCGAGGGCATAAGGACGGACATCGGCAAGGACGGCGCGGCGCAGAGCCTCGCGCTCGCCTGCGAGGGCGCCTGCCGGCTCGATGCGGAAGGGGTGGAGGCGCTGCGCCAGCGCGCCCGCGAGGCGGGAGCTGCCTTCGTGCTAGTCGGCAGCGTGCACAAGATGAGCACGCTGGTCCTGTCCATGCGCGTGGCGGTGCTCGACGTCGCCTCGGGCAAGCTGGTGATGGAGCGGCTGCTCAGCTTCCGCGGCGACAATGACGAGGGCTGGCGCCACGCCGGCGATTTCGTCGCGCGGGAAGTGACGGCGGCGGTGCGCTAG
- a CDS encoding PQQ-dependent sugar dehydrogenase, giving the protein MRTFPRLLAVAALAGLITNTPASAQQPARISSSAGPLSVETVASGLENPWGLAFLPDGRMLVTERPGRLRIVSRSGTVSAPVAGLPPVYATGQGGLLDVALAPDFASSGKIFLSYAEPREGASGTSVARARLVEDGGDARLDGLTVIFRQSPAAGGSNHYGSRLVFARDGTLFVTLGDRYSLREQAQDLSVHIGKIVRINTDGSVPEDNPFRSRAGARPEIWSYGHRNVQGAALDPATGRLWTIEHGARGGDELNHPEAGKNYGWPVITYGRDYSGARIGEGTERAGMEQPVKYWDPSFAPSGLAFYTGDLMPRWKGDLFTGGLAGTRLVHLKLDPARERVIEEEVLLTDLGERIRDVRQGPDGALWLLTDDPGEGRLLRLSPDD; this is encoded by the coding sequence TTGAGAACCTTCCCCCGCCTTCTTGCCGTGGCCGCGCTGGCGGGTCTGATCACCAACACACCGGCATCGGCGCAGCAGCCGGCGCGCATCTCCTCCTCCGCCGGGCCGCTCAGCGTCGAGACCGTCGCCTCGGGGCTGGAGAACCCCTGGGGCCTCGCCTTCCTGCCCGACGGGCGCATGCTGGTGACCGAGCGCCCCGGCCGGCTGCGCATCGTCAGCCGCAGCGGCACCGTCTCCGCTCCCGTCGCCGGCCTGCCGCCGGTCTATGCCACCGGCCAGGGCGGGCTGCTCGACGTGGCGCTGGCACCCGACTTCGCCAGCAGCGGCAAGATCTTCCTCTCCTATGCCGAACCGCGCGAGGGCGCCTCCGGCACCAGCGTCGCGCGGGCGCGCCTCGTCGAGGATGGCGGCGACGCCCGGCTCGACGGGCTCACTGTGATCTTCCGCCAGTCGCCGGCGGCGGGCGGCAGCAACCATTACGGCTCGCGCCTCGTCTTCGCCCGCGACGGCACGCTGTTCGTCACGCTGGGCGACCGCTATTCGCTGCGCGAGCAGGCGCAGGACCTCTCGGTCCATATTGGCAAGATCGTGCGCATCAATACCGACGGCTCGGTGCCGGAGGACAACCCCTTCCGCTCGCGCGCCGGCGCGCGGCCGGAGATCTGGAGCTACGGCCACCGCAACGTGCAGGGCGCGGCGCTCGATCCCGCCACCGGGCGGCTGTGGACCATCGAGCACGGCGCGCGCGGCGGCGACGAACTGAACCATCCCGAAGCCGGCAAGAACTATGGCTGGCCGGTCATCACCTATGGCCGCGACTACAGCGGCGCGCGCATCGGCGAGGGCACGGAGAGAGCCGGCATGGAGCAGCCGGTGAAGTACTGGGACCCGTCCTTCGCGCCGTCCGGCCTCGCCTTCTACACCGGCGACCTGATGCCGCGCTGGAAGGGCGACCTGTTCACCGGCGGGCTCGCCGGCACGCGGCTGGTACACCTGAAGCTCGACCCCGCCCGCGAGCGGGTGATCGAGGAGGAGGTGCTGCTCACCGATCTCGGCGAGCGCATCCGCGACGTGCGGCAGGGGCCGGACGGCGCGCTTTGGCTGTTGACCGACGATCCCGGCGAGGGCCGCCTGCTGCGCCTCAGCCCGGACGATTGA
- a CDS encoding ELM1/GtrOC1 family putative glycosyltransferase — translation MKLLVLRDKKPGHFNQAEGVARAVGRLAPAEVTRLDIRPSWFAHDDIRKQVMRRWGRDARYWLRAMYKVDADALEKPDVIIGSGRPTIAAGILISRAFGGVPFLYSGGIGGYDTREVSLMIVASPRAANYPRCAWALIPSIVDPADYALPRRLATLADLKGAEIALLVGGTAYRKEWPQNEWDALVRLVREVAKDYGVRWRVSTSRRTPDEVGAQLAALDKEGVLAEFIDYRNAGPGTVRALYGADAVAVTEDSMSMLAEGITAKRPVIGLRSAKVHDGYASEAIAGWAMKDWSGTGKPSLAIVPLATVTAEQFATTLLSLEPPRRDVPADLAALIGPVLGLEVPGSAEQVAVTALATPHPRA, via the coding sequence GTGAAGCTCCTCGTCCTGCGCGACAAGAAGCCGGGGCATTTCAATCAGGCGGAAGGCGTCGCGCGGGCGGTCGGACGGCTCGCCCCCGCCGAGGTGACGCGGCTCGACATCCGCCCGAGCTGGTTCGCCCATGACGACATCCGCAAGCAGGTCATGCGGCGCTGGGGCCGCGACGCCCGTTACTGGCTGCGCGCCATGTACAAGGTCGACGCGGACGCGCTGGAGAAGCCGGACGTCATCATCGGCTCCGGCCGGCCGACCATCGCCGCGGGAATCTTGATCAGCCGCGCCTTTGGCGGCGTGCCCTTCCTCTATTCCGGCGGCATCGGCGGCTACGACACGCGCGAGGTCAGCCTGATGATCGTCGCCTCGCCGCGCGCCGCCAACTACCCGCGCTGCGCCTGGGCGCTGATCCCCTCCATCGTCGATCCCGCCGACTACGCCCTGCCGCGCCGGCTGGCGACGCTGGCGGATCTCAAGGGCGCCGAGATCGCGCTCCTGGTTGGCGGCACCGCCTACCGCAAGGAATGGCCGCAAAACGAGTGGGACGCGCTGGTCCGCCTCGTGCGCGAGGTGGCGAAGGACTATGGCGTGCGCTGGCGCGTCTCCACCTCCCGCCGCACCCCGGACGAGGTCGGCGCGCAGCTCGCCGCGCTGGACAAGGAAGGCGTGCTGGCCGAGTTCATCGACTACCGCAATGCCGGCCCCGGCACGGTGCGCGCGCTCTATGGCGCCGATGCGGTGGCGGTGACCGAGGATTCCATGAGCATGCTGGCCGAGGGGATCACCGCCAAGCGCCCGGTCATCGGCCTGCGCTCGGCCAAGGTGCATGACGGCTATGCCAGCGAAGCCATCGCCGGCTGGGCGATGAAGGACTGGTCGGGCACCGGCAAGCCGAGCCTCGCCATCGTGCCGCTGGCGACCGTCACCGCCGAGCAGTTCGCCACGACGCTCTTGAGCCTGGAGCCGCCGAGGCGGGATGTCCCGGCCGATCTGGCGGCGCTTATTGGGCCGGTGCTGGGGTTGGAAGTGCCGGGATCGGCCGAACAGGTCGCCGTCACCGCTCTCGCAACCCCTCATCCGCGGGCTTGA
- a CDS encoding DUF992 domain-containing protein: MMRTVLSRGLLAVALAAGVGLAAAPASAQTKRVEAGVLTCSGTKSVSFIIGSKRLLSCTFKTPRGQTFTYEGSIRRWGVDLGVTGRNMLVWSVLAPSRGVRKTDLDGTYVGVSGSVALGIGAAGNVLVGGSNKTIALQPVSVEGQTGVNLALGVGDLRLVSN; the protein is encoded by the coding sequence ATGATGCGTACTGTCCTGTCGCGCGGCCTTCTCGCCGTTGCGCTCGCCGCCGGCGTGGGCCTTGCCGCCGCGCCCGCCTCTGCCCAGACCAAGCGCGTCGAGGCCGGCGTGCTGACCTGCAGCGGCACCAAGTCCGTGAGCTTCATCATCGGCTCCAAGCGCCTGCTGAGCTGCACCTTCAAGACCCCGCGTGGCCAGACCTTCACCTATGAGGGCAGCATCCGCCGCTGGGGCGTCGACCTCGGCGTGACCGGCCGCAACATGCTGGTGTGGAGCGTGCTGGCGCCCTCGCGCGGCGTCCGCAAGACCGACCTCGACGGCACCTATGTCGGCGTGTCTGGCAGCGTGGCACTCGGCATCGGCGCGGCCGGCAACGTGCTGGTCGGCGGCTCCAACAAGACCATCGCCCTGCAGCCCGTCAGCGTCGAGGGCCAGACCGGCGTGAACCTCGCGCTCGGCGTGGGCGACCTCCGGCTGGTCTCCAACTGA
- a CDS encoding Lrp/AsnC family transcriptional regulator has translation MARRIDAIDWNILRELQGDGRITNVELSQRVGISAPPCLRRVRTLEEEGIIKGYRALLDEKKLGFDLMAFAMVHLVSQAEADLSAFAAQVERWPLVRACWMLSGETDFILLCVAPDLRSFQNFVLELTGAPNVRNVKTALTLKQTKDAAIVPMEGDAP, from the coding sequence GTGGCCCGCCGCATCGACGCGATCGACTGGAACATACTGCGCGAGCTTCAGGGTGACGGCCGCATCACCAATGTCGAGCTGTCGCAGCGCGTCGGCATCTCCGCGCCCCCCTGCCTGCGCCGCGTGCGCACGCTGGAGGAGGAGGGCATCATCAAGGGCTACCGCGCCCTGCTCGACGAGAAGAAGCTCGGCTTCGACCTCATGGCCTTCGCCATGGTGCATCTCGTCAGCCAGGCGGAAGCGGACCTCTCCGCCTTCGCCGCGCAGGTCGAGCGCTGGCCGCTGGTGCGCGCCTGCTGGATGCTCTCGGGCGAGACCGACTTCATCCTGCTCTGCGTGGCGCCGGACCTGCGGAGCTTCCAGAACTTCGTGCTGGAGCTGACCGGCGCGCCGAACGTGCGCAACGTGAAGACCGCGCTGACGCTCAAGCAGACCAAGGACGCCGCGATCGTGCCGATGGAAGGGGACGCTCCTTGA
- a CDS encoding glycosyltransferase family 8 protein, translating to MIVATATDTAYVELTGVMLASLAAKAAGDFEAVYVFCDGVSDADKKRLAASYGLPNIIFVDLTDDMAQHFAARPVNHHLSRTAYARILMPLALPEATGRLFYIDCDTLVNAPLAPLANLSMNGFPLAAVDDIAHQVPERHAKRNRDIGLPDAMRYFNSGVLLIDLDTWRRERVSERTIDFIASRGATLPMMDQDALNGALQGHWLPLDESWNMHRRLEKGVYKGDPSVWKDARIVHFIGQVKPNYTDCNHPARELYFEHRARTPFANVPLKTKLGRKVEKRVRRLRRFAGKLKRRLFGG from the coding sequence TTGATCGTCGCCACCGCGACCGACACCGCCTATGTCGAGCTGACCGGGGTGATGCTCGCCTCGCTCGCGGCCAAGGCGGCGGGCGACTTCGAGGCGGTCTACGTGTTCTGCGACGGCGTGTCCGACGCCGACAAGAAGCGGCTCGCCGCCAGCTACGGCCTGCCCAACATCATCTTCGTCGACCTCACCGACGACATGGCGCAGCACTTCGCGGCGCGGCCGGTCAATCACCACCTCTCGCGTACCGCCTATGCGCGCATCCTCATGCCGCTCGCCCTGCCCGAGGCGACCGGGCGGCTGTTCTACATCGACTGCGACACGCTGGTGAACGCCCCGCTCGCCCCGCTGGCGAACCTGTCGATGAACGGCTTTCCGCTGGCGGCGGTGGACGACATCGCCCACCAGGTCCCCGAGCGCCACGCCAAGCGCAACCGCGACATCGGCCTGCCGGACGCGATGCGCTACTTCAACAGCGGCGTGCTGCTGATCGACCTCGACACCTGGCGGCGCGAGCGTGTCTCCGAGCGCACCATCGACTTCATCGCCTCGCGCGGCGCCACGCTGCCGATGATGGACCAGGACGCGCTGAACGGCGCGCTGCAGGGCCACTGGCTGCCGCTCGACGAGAGCTGGAACATGCACCGCCGGCTGGAGAAGGGCGTCTACAAGGGCGATCCCTCCGTGTGGAAGGACGCCCGCATCGTCCATTTCATCGGCCAGGTGAAGCCCAACTACACCGACTGCAACCACCCCGCGCGCGAGCTCTATTTCGAGCACCGCGCCCGCACCCCCTTCGCCAATGTGCCGCTGAAGACCAAGCTGGGGCGCAAGGTGGAGAAGAGGGTGCGCCGGCTGCGGCGCTTTGCCGGCAAGCTCAAGCGCCGGCTCTTCGGAGGCTAG
- a CDS encoding glutathione S-transferase family protein — translation MLRIYSMQSSGNAYKVRLLLAKLGHEFQLVDIDLLRGENRTPDFLMKNPEGRVPLLELPGGRFLPESNAILFYLAEGTPLLPDAPLARAEVLRWMFFEQHSHEPAIAAARFWLKLVRGGRELRTHDIDRWLEEGYAALGVMDRHLQRRPFFIDGTMTIADIALYAHTHVAHEGDFDLAAFPAVRGWLARVANEPGHVDMDWRPQLAGQMVSTV, via the coding sequence GTGCTCAGGATCTACTCGATGCAGAGCTCCGGCAATGCCTACAAGGTGCGGCTGCTGCTGGCCAAGCTCGGGCATGAATTCCAGCTGGTCGACATCGACCTGCTGCGTGGCGAGAACCGCACGCCGGACTTCCTGATGAAGAACCCGGAAGGCCGCGTGCCGCTGCTGGAGCTGCCCGGCGGGCGCTTCCTGCCCGAATCCAACGCCATCCTGTTCTATCTCGCCGAGGGCACGCCGCTGCTGCCCGACGCCCCGCTGGCGCGCGCCGAGGTGCTGCGCTGGATGTTCTTCGAGCAGCACTCGCACGAGCCGGCCATCGCCGCCGCGCGCTTCTGGCTCAAGCTGGTGCGTGGCGGGCGCGAACTGCGCACCCACGACATCGACCGCTGGCTGGAGGAAGGCTACGCCGCGCTCGGCGTGATGGACCGCCACCTCCAGCGCCGGCCCTTCTTCATCGACGGGACGATGACCATCGCCGACATCGCGCTCTACGCCCATACCCATGTGGCGCATGAGGGCGACTTCGATCTGGCCGCATTTCCGGCGGTACGGGGGTGGCTCGCGCGGGTCGCCAACGAGCCCGGCCATGTCGACATGGACTGGCGCCCTCAGCTAGCCGGCCAAATGGTTAGCACCGTTTAA
- a CDS encoding LysR family transcriptional regulator, with the protein MDWDKLKVFHVAAEAGSFTHAGEALGLSQSAVSRQVSALEQELNIPLFHRHARGLILTEQGDLLYRTAHEVFMKLEAARAKLTDSREKPNGELRVTTTMGLGTHWLTARIGEFLELYPDIRITLILTDDELDLAMREADVAIRLRQPVQPDLIQRKLFTVHFHAFASAEYLKRNGHPRTLEELDQHRIILLGGPIPSYFQDLNWLERAGVEDGQDGRVPSLSVNNVLGLKRAVERGVGIGIVPDYLLEDSATLVQLFPERTTPTLEAYFVYPQEMRSVARIQVFRDFLVAKAQRWSF; encoded by the coding sequence ATGGACTGGGACAAGCTCAAGGTGTTCCACGTCGCCGCCGAGGCCGGCTCCTTCACCCATGCCGGCGAGGCCCTCGGGCTGTCGCAGTCGGCGGTGAGCCGGCAGGTCTCGGCGCTGGAGCAGGAACTCAACATCCCGCTGTTCCACCGCCATGCGCGCGGACTGATCCTGACCGAGCAGGGCGACCTGCTCTACCGCACCGCGCACGAAGTCTTCATGAAGCTGGAGGCGGCGCGGGCCAAGCTGACCGATAGCCGCGAGAAGCCGAACGGCGAATTGCGTGTCACCACCACCATGGGCCTCGGCACCCACTGGCTGACCGCCCGCATCGGCGAGTTCCTCGAGCTCTACCCCGACATCCGCATCACGCTGATCCTGACCGACGACGAGCTCGACCTCGCCATGCGCGAGGCCGACGTCGCCATCCGCCTGCGCCAGCCGGTGCAGCCGGACCTGATCCAGCGCAAGCTGTTCACCGTGCATTTCCACGCTTTCGCCTCGGCCGAATACCTCAAGCGCAACGGCCATCCGCGCACGCTGGAGGAACTCGACCAGCACCGCATCATCCTGCTCGGCGGGCCGATCCCCTCCTATTTCCAGGACCTGAACTGGCTGGAGCGCGCGGGCGTCGAGGACGGGCAGGACGGGCGCGTGCCCTCGCTCTCGGTCAACAACGTGCTCGGCCTCAAGCGCGCGGTGGAGCGCGGCGTCGGCATCGGCATCGTGCCGGACTACCTCTTGGAGGATTCGGCGACGCTGGTGCAGCTCTTCCCCGAGCGCACCACGCCGACGCTGGAGGCCTATTTCGTCTATCCGCAGGAGATGCGCTCGGTGGCGCGCATCCAGGTGTTCCGCGACTTCCTCGTCGCCAAGGCGCAGCGCTGGAGCTTCTGA
- a CDS encoding methyltransferase domain-containing protein: MANSLVGEYAKLHARHRYGATARHALADMLPHIMALRPASLIDFGCGQSNLAFLIAAKAGIPEIHRYDPAIPEIATLPGKQVELAVNVDVMEHIPDEEIDAVLASIAASAKDALFVIDTGPAKLLLSDGRNAHVSQHGSDWWLARLKPHFPTIRAMPIHRRARVAFKTWDGEVRGLTSLAVRARERVIYRTQKLTRSAHRKLFGARR, from the coding sequence ATGGCCAACAGCCTCGTCGGCGAATACGCCAAGCTGCATGCGCGCCACCGCTACGGCGCCACCGCCCGCCACGCGCTGGCGGACATGCTGCCGCATATCATGGCGCTCAGGCCCGCCTCGCTGATCGATTTCGGCTGCGGGCAGAGCAATCTCGCCTTCCTCATCGCCGCCAAGGCCGGTATCCCGGAGATCCACCGCTACGATCCCGCGATCCCGGAGATCGCCACCCTGCCGGGCAAGCAGGTGGAGCTCGCGGTGAATGTCGACGTGATGGAGCACATACCGGACGAGGAGATCGACGCGGTGCTGGCCTCCATCGCCGCCTCGGCGAAGGACGCGCTGTTCGTCATCGATACCGGCCCGGCCAAGCTGCTGCTCTCGGACGGGCGCAACGCCCATGTCTCGCAGCACGGCTCCGACTGGTGGCTGGCGCGGTTGAAGCCGCATTTCCCGACCATCCGCGCCATGCCGATCCACCGCCGCGCCCGCGTCGCCTTCAAGACCTGGGACGGCGAGGTGAGGGGGCTCACCAGCCTTGCGGTGAGGGCGCGCGAGCGCGTCATCTACCGCACGCAGAAGCTCACCCGCTCGGCGCACCGCAAGCTGTTCGGAGCGCGCCGGTGA
- a CDS encoding glycosyltransferase family 4 protein, whose product MTEGTAPAPAQLEVVAPNFKRRLSGVTATLERVVPYQARDVGIAALGPRLAEGVPRIGLSDLRHFWSRPATRRARIWHARRNVEMLAGVLLRDVLRMKLKLVFTSASQRWHTRWSRFLISRMDAVISTSEKTAGYLRRSSTVIHHGIDVGAFTPAPDKAQARRAVGLPDLKMVGCFGRIRAQKGTDVFVDALIRTLPDHPGWGGVVLGRATGAHTAFFAEQRDKVAKAGLADRILFPGEVATDETAKWYRALDLYVAPQRWEGFGVTPLEAMASGVPVVATTVGAFEELVVEGETGTMVPPGDVAAMAGAIEAYMQLDDASRVVRCEAARRHVVETHSIEVEAARINAVYEGVWAAG is encoded by the coding sequence ATGACCGAAGGAACGGCGCCCGCACCGGCTCAGCTTGAGGTCGTGGCGCCCAACTTCAAGCGCCGCCTCTCCGGCGTCACCGCGACGCTGGAGCGGGTGGTGCCCTATCAGGCCCGGGATGTCGGCATCGCCGCGCTCGGGCCTCGCCTCGCCGAGGGCGTGCCGCGCATCGGCCTCTCCGATCTGCGTCATTTCTGGAGCCGCCCGGCCACGCGCCGGGCGCGCATCTGGCACGCGCGGCGCAATGTCGAGATGCTCGCCGGCGTGCTGCTGCGCGACGTACTGCGCATGAAGCTGAAGCTCGTCTTCACCTCCGCCTCGCAGCGCTGGCACACGCGCTGGAGCCGCTTCCTGATCTCGCGCATGGACGCGGTGATCTCCACCTCCGAGAAGACCGCCGGCTATCTCCGGCGCTCCTCGACTGTGATCCATCACGGCATTGACGTCGGCGCCTTCACCCCCGCGCCGGACAAGGCGCAGGCGCGCCGCGCGGTGGGGCTGCCGGACCTGAAGATGGTCGGCTGCTTCGGCCGCATCCGCGCGCAGAAGGGTACCGACGTCTTCGTCGACGCGCTGATCCGCACCCTCCCCGACCATCCCGGCTGGGGCGGCGTGGTGCTCGGCCGGGCGACCGGCGCGCACACCGCCTTCTTCGCCGAGCAGCGCGACAAGGTGGCCAAGGCGGGGCTGGCGGACCGCATCCTGTTCCCCGGCGAGGTGGCGACGGACGAGACGGCGAAATGGTATCGCGCCCTCGACCTCTATGTCGCCCCGCAGCGCTGGGAGGGTTTTGGCGTCACGCCGCTGGAAGCCATGGCCTCCGGCGTGCCGGTGGTGGCGACCACGGTCGGCGCCTTCGAGGAACTGGTGGTCGAGGGCGAGACGGGAACGATGGTCCCGCCCGGCGACGTCGCCGCCATGGCCGGCGCGATCGAGGCCTATATGCAGCTCGACGATGCCTCGCGCGTGGTGCGCTGCGAGGCGGCGCGGCGCCATGTGGTGGAGACGCACTCGATCGAGGTCGAGGCGGCGCGGATCAACGCGGTCTATGAGGGCGTGTGGGCGGCGGGGTAG
- a CDS encoding pyridoxal phosphate-dependent aminotransferase, producing MSLISAALKRINPSQTIAISNKARELKAAGRDVIALAAGEPDFETPDNIKEAAIKAIRDGQTRYTAVDGIPELKAAIVAKFKRENGLDYKASQITVGTGGKQVLFNALVATLDPGDEVVIPAPYWVSYPDIVQFAGGTPVAIETKLEDNFKLKPEALDAAITPKTKWLIFNSPSNPTGAAYTRAEMKALTDVLVKHPQVWILTDDMYEHLVYDEFEFTTPAQIEPSLYERTLTMNGVSKAYCMTGWRIGYAGGPEVLIKAMGTLQSQSTSNPNSIAQWAAVEALNGPQDFIAANNKVFKERRDLVVSMLNQATGLTCPKPEGAFYVYPSCAGLIGKRTASGKLVENDEVFATELLDAEGVAVVHGSAFGLGPAFRISYATSTKDLEEACLRIQRFCGSLR from the coding sequence ATGAGCCTGATATCCGCCGCCCTCAAGCGCATCAACCCTTCCCAGACCATCGCCATTTCGAACAAGGCGCGGGAGTTGAAAGCTGCCGGGCGCGACGTGATTGCGCTGGCCGCGGGCGAGCCCGACTTCGAGACGCCGGACAACATCAAGGAAGCCGCGATCAAGGCGATCCGCGATGGCCAGACCCGCTACACGGCGGTGGACGGCATTCCGGAGCTGAAGGCGGCGATCGTCGCCAAGTTCAAGCGCGAGAACGGCCTCGACTACAAGGCGAGCCAGATCACGGTCGGCACCGGCGGCAAGCAGGTGCTGTTCAACGCGCTGGTGGCGACGCTCGATCCGGGCGACGAGGTGGTGATCCCGGCGCCGTATTGGGTCAGCTATCCCGACATCGTCCAGTTCGCCGGCGGTACGCCGGTGGCGATCGAGACGAAGCTCGAGGACAATTTCAAGCTGAAGCCGGAGGCGCTGGACGCCGCGATCACGCCGAAGACCAAGTGGCTGATCTTCAACTCGCCGTCGAACCCGACGGGCGCCGCCTATACGCGCGCCGAGATGAAGGCGCTCACCGACGTGCTGGTGAAGCACCCGCAGGTGTGGATCCTCACCGACGACATGTACGAGCACCTCGTCTATGACGAGTTCGAGTTCACCACCCCGGCGCAGATCGAGCCCTCGCTCTACGAGCGCACGTTGACCATGAACGGCGTCTCCAAGGCCTATTGCATGACCGGCTGGCGCATCGGCTATGCCGGCGGCCCGGAAGTGCTCATCAAGGCCATGGGCACGCTGCAGTCGCAGTCGACCTCGAACCCGAACTCCATCGCCCAGTGGGCGGCGGTCGAGGCGCTGAACGGCCCGCAGGACTTCATCGCCGCCAACAACAAGGTGTTCAAGGAGCGCCGCGACCTCGTGGTCTCCATGCTCAACCAGGCGACGGGGCTGACCTGCCCGAAGCCGGAAGGCGCGTTCTACGTCTACCCGTCCTGCGCCGGCCTCATCGGCAAGCGCACGGCGTCCGGCAAGCTGGTCGAGAATGACGAGGTTTTCGCGACCGAGCTGCTCGACGCCGAGGGCGTCGCGGTGGTGCACGGCTCGGCCTTCGGCCTCGGCCCGGCCTTCCGCATCTCCTACGCCACGTCGACCAAGGACCTCGAAGAGGCCTGCCTGCGAATCCAGCGCTTCTGCGGCTCGCTCCGCTGA
- the trxB gene encoding thioredoxin-disulfide reductase, protein MSPASPSRHHVKVLIIGSGPAGYTAAVYAARAMLEPVLIQGIQPGGQLTITTDVENYPGFADPIQGPWLMEQMQAQAEKMGTRIVSDLVTSLDLSSRPFRAKTDSGTEWIAETVILATGAQARWLDLPSEQAFRGYGVSACATCDGFFYRGREVIVVGGGNTAVEEALFLTNFASKVTVVHRRDAFRAEKILQERLFAHPKVEVVWNAALHEVKGEDNPPKVTSVTLKDTVTGAFHERPADGVFIAIGHAPATELIAGQLKLKPSGYVWTEPHSTQTSVEGVFAAGDVADDVFRQAVTAAGMGCMAALEAERFLAAREPLADAAE, encoded by the coding sequence ATGTCGCCGGCCTCCCCGTCCCGCCACCACGTCAAGGTGCTGATCATCGGTTCCGGTCCCGCCGGCTACACCGCGGCGGTCTATGCCGCCCGCGCCATGCTGGAGCCGGTGCTGATCCAGGGCATCCAGCCGGGCGGCCAGCTCACCATCACCACCGACGTCGAGAACTATCCCGGCTTCGCCGACCCGATCCAGGGCCCGTGGCTGATGGAGCAGATGCAGGCGCAGGCCGAGAAGATGGGCACGCGCATCGTCAGCGACCTCGTCACCTCGCTCGATTTGTCGAGCCGCCCGTTCCGGGCGAAGACGGACTCCGGCACCGAGTGGATCGCCGAGACCGTCATCCTCGCCACCGGCGCGCAGGCGCGCTGGCTCGACCTGCCCTCCGAGCAGGCGTTCCGCGGCTACGGCGTCTCCGCCTGCGCCACCTGCGATGGCTTCTTCTACCGCGGCCGCGAGGTGATCGTGGTCGGCGGCGGCAACACGGCGGTGGAGGAAGCGCTGTTCCTCACCAACTTCGCCTCCAAGGTGACGGTGGTGCACCGCCGCGACGCCTTCCGCGCCGAGAAGATCCTGCAGGAGAGGCTCTTCGCCCATCCCAAGGTCGAGGTGGTGTGGAACGCCGCGCTGCATGAGGTGAAGGGCGAGGACAACCCGCCCAAGGTGACGAGCGTGACGCTGAAGGACACCGTCACCGGCGCCTTCCATGAGCGCCCGGCGGACGGCGTGTTCATCGCCATCGGCCATGCGCCGGCGACCGAACTGATCGCCGGCCAGCTAAAGCTCAAGCCTTCGGGCTATGTCTGGACCGAGCCGCATTCCACCCAGACCTCGGTGGAAGGCGTGTTTGCCGCGGGCGACGTCGCCGACGACGTGTTCCGCCAGGCGGTAACGGCCGCCGGTATGGGCTGCATGGCGGCGCTGGAGGCCGAGCGCTTCCTCGCCGCCCGCGAGCCCCTTGCCGACGCAGCTGAATGA